The genomic DNA AATCGTGACCACGTTGAGACGGTAATAGAGATCTTCCCGAAAGCGGCCGTTCTGAACCGCCGCCGCAAGATTTCGATTGGTCGCCGCGATGATCCGGACGTCCACCTTGATCGACGCCGTTCCCCCTACCCGCTCGAATTGCCGTTCCTGTAAGACGCGCAGGAGTTTCACTTGGAGAGAGGGCGGCATTTCGCCGATTTCATCGAGAAAGAGCGTGCCGTCCTGGGCCAGTTCGAATCGTCCCTCCCGTTGGCGAACCGCCCCCGTAAACGCCCCCCTTTCATGACCGAAGAGCTCGCTCTCCAAGAGCGTCTCAGGAACCGCCATGCAGTTGATCGGCACGAACGGTTTGGATTTCCGGTTGCCGCTGAAATGAATCGCCCGGGCGACGAGTTCCTTTCCCGTACCGCTTTCACCGGTAATCAGGACGGTCGAATCGGTTTCGGCGGCGCGGCCGATGCGGTAGTACACCTCCTGCATGACGCGGCTTTTTCCGATGATGTCTCCGAAGCGGCCCCGTGTGTCGGTCTTTTCTTTGTTCTCTCCGGCGTCCTCGGCGACCTCGTCTCCAGACTGAGGGAGAGCCCGGCGGATCAGGCGAAGCAGTTCTCGGTTCTCAAACGGCTTGACGATGTAATCTCGAGCCCCGTCTTTCATCGCCGTCACGGCGGATTCCACCGTGGAATACGCCGTCATCAAAATAACGGGGAGCTCCGGCCGGTCATGTTTGATCACGCGCAAAAGTTCCAGGCCGTCTTTCCCCGGCATCGTGAGATCGGTCAAAACCAAGTCCACGGGTTCCTTGAGTTTTTCGATTGCGCCGTAATAGTCGGTCGCGATTTGCGTTTCGAAGGGCCCCTGCTCGCGCAGGAGAATTTCGATCGACCGGCACATCCTCCGCTCGTCGTCGACAATCAGAATGGTTGGCTTTACGGCTCCCATGGCATTCTTAAGCTCCGCTGGCCGGCAGATGTATCACAAATCGGCTCCCTTTGCCGGGCCAACTTTGAAGCTCCAATTCCCCGCCATGTTCCTCCACGATCTGCTTTACAATGGCCAGACCGAGACCGGTTCCACCCTCTTTGGTCGTAAAGAACGGTTGAAAAATCCGCTCCCGAATGGAGGCTTCCATTCCCGCGCCCGTATCTTCAACGGACAAAAGCATTTTTGCATGGCCGTTGGATCGTCCGACCGACTCCGTACGGACGGTCACGGAACCTCCTTGTGAAGTCGCTTCCATGGCGTTCACCAAAAGATTCTCGACGGCTCTGCGGAGTTGCGGTTCATCCGCCGCGAGCGGTAGTTCTTCCGAAGTGAGATCCAGCGCCAAAGAAACTTTCCCTTTTTCAAACAGCGGACGAAAAGCATCGGCAACGCTGGTAATCAGGCCATTGATCGAACAAGGTCCAAGGGAGAGCTGTACCGGCTTGGCAAACGTCAAAATCTGTTGAACCTTTTGATTCATTCGATCGACTTCTTCTTCAATAAAAGTCGCGAGTTCGTAACTGTGATCCCCCTCGCGGAAACGATTCTTGATCGTCCCGGCGGAGATCTTGATCGTGGAGAGCGGGTTCTTAATGTCGTGGATCATCAGGCTCGCCACCTGCCCCAGCGCCGCCAGTCTCCCCTGTCGGCTGGCGTCCGCCGTCAGCGCCGCGTTTTCGAGCCCCAGACCGACACGCACGGCGATCGGCTGCAGCAACTTAAAATCGGTTTGATCGTATCGATCGCGGGAAAGTTTTCTTCCGAAAAACAGAACACCGAAAAGTTTGCCGGAAGCCACCAAAGGGAGCGCCACCTCGATCTCATGCGCCTTAAGTGTCGCGAGAGATTGCCGGAACCGGTCCAGGATCTCCTCTTCCAGATCGAGAATCTCGGCGGCGGAACCCCGAACGCGGAGCTCTTCGAGAAACCCCTCCGCTTCAAACAGGCTGGCCCAACGCTCCAGTTCCGGTGGGTTTTCCCATCGAAACGTCCGTACAACGGGGCTGGCCTTTGCCGGCGTCGGCAAGACAATCATCGCCGTACGTTCCAGGCCGAGAAGTTCCGTGAGGCGTCGGCCGACTCGATCGGCCAGTTCCTCCACGGAAA from Bdellovibrionota bacterium includes the following:
- a CDS encoding sigma-54 dependent transcriptional regulator, encoding MGAVKPTILIVDDERRMCRSIEILLREQGPFETQIATDYYGAIEKLKEPVDLVLTDLTMPGKDGLELLRVIKHDRPELPVILMTAYSTVESAVTAMKDGARDYIVKPFENRELLRLIRRALPQSGDEVAEDAGENKEKTDTRGRFGDIIGKSRVMQEVYYRIGRAAETDSTVLITGESGTGKELVARAIHFSGNRKSKPFVPINCMAVPETLLESELFGHERGAFTGAVRQREGRFELAQDGTLFLDEIGEMPPSLQVKLLRVLQERQFERVGGTASIKVDVRIIAATNRNLAAAVQNGRFREDLYYRLNVVTIEMPPLRDRLEDLPLLINYYVDEKCRRVGVPLKTLSTEAGERLLHYDYPGNVRELENLIERAVVISRGSEIQLRDLPIAGASMGPQWDQISVPVEGGLSLLGEVHSRLERDVIERAIRIHPGKSNGELAELLGTSRRVLESRLKFYNLQKA